From a single Chloracidobacterium thermophilum B genomic region:
- a CDS encoding hybrid sensor histidine kinase/response regulator produces MTILVVEDDAVQQRLLRFFLEQQGYQVISASNVSEALTCIQPGLPDALLLDAMLPDGSGLDVCRQIRQLAEGQPLPILLLTAYDIEPVIVEAFEAGVTDFIPKPVNLRLLERRLYYLLRAARHEAALREREQQYRTLVNALPDVVIRGRRDGTVTYFKPSETCPAEMFNLEITPDTRLAAILPAEGVTRIEPALNNLTAETQLTVEYRAQCQGVWREFEARIIADGPDAFVALIRDVTDRKTTERLREDFTAMVAHDIRSPLTAMQMALELLEARDACANQNLQEIVSVARQGLNKVLQLASDLLELFRANQTGMTLLKGVVFPTVLLKRCVGEISLQAQGKNIELTLEAPEDLPPFVGDGPKLERVVSNLLSNALKFTPEGGRITVSGAADGEWVVISVADTGPGIAPEVQATMFEPYRQGGKHHSLGVGLGLAIVKRIVTAHRGQISVESSEGQGTTFTVRLPLHLN; encoded by the coding sequence ATGACGATTCTGGTTGTTGAGGATGATGCTGTGCAGCAGCGGCTGCTCCGGTTCTTTCTGGAGCAGCAGGGCTACCAGGTCATCAGCGCGTCGAATGTTAGCGAGGCGCTGACGTGCATACAGCCTGGGCTGCCGGATGCCCTGCTGCTCGACGCCATGCTGCCCGATGGCTCGGGACTGGATGTGTGTCGGCAGATTCGCCAACTCGCGGAGGGCCAACCCCTGCCCATTCTGTTGTTGACGGCCTACGACATCGAGCCGGTCATTGTTGAAGCCTTTGAAGCTGGAGTTACTGACTTCATTCCCAAGCCGGTCAATCTCAGGCTGCTTGAACGCCGCTTGTACTATTTATTGCGCGCGGCGCGTCATGAAGCGGCACTCCGCGAACGTGAACAGCAGTATCGTACCCTCGTCAACGCCCTGCCCGATGTTGTTATTCGTGGCCGGCGGGATGGAACCGTCACGTACTTCAAGCCCAGCGAAACCTGTCCGGCGGAGATGTTCAACCTCGAAATCACACCTGACACCCGTTTGGCGGCGATTCTCCCGGCGGAAGGCGTCACCAGGATTGAGCCTGCACTGAACAACCTGACCGCTGAAACCCAACTCACGGTAGAGTACCGGGCCCAGTGCCAAGGTGTCTGGCGCGAGTTCGAGGCGCGGATCATTGCCGACGGCCCGGATGCATTTGTGGCCCTCATCCGGGATGTCACAGACCGCAAAACAACCGAGCGCCTGCGCGAAGACTTCACCGCCATGGTGGCCCACGACATCCGTTCGCCCCTGACGGCGATGCAGATGGCGCTGGAACTGCTCGAAGCCCGGGATGCCTGTGCAAACCAGAACCTGCAGGAAATCGTCTCCGTAGCCCGCCAGGGACTGAACAAGGTTCTGCAGCTTGCCAGTGACCTGCTGGAACTGTTCCGCGCCAATCAGACCGGCATGACCCTGCTCAAAGGCGTCGTCTTCCCCACCGTCCTGCTGAAACGCTGTGTGGGTGAAATCAGCTTGCAGGCGCAGGGCAAAAACATCGAGCTGACACTGGAAGCCCCGGAAGACCTGCCGCCCTTCGTCGGGGATGGCCCGAAGCTGGAGCGGGTCGTCTCCAACCTGCTCTCCAATGCCCTCAAGTTCACGCCGGAAGGCGGACGCATCACAGTCAGCGGCGCCGCCGACGGTGAATGGGTGGTCATCAGCGTGGCCGATACCGGCCCCGGTATCGCGCCAGAGGTACAGGCAACGATGTTCGAGCCTTACCGCCAAGGTGGGAAACACCACAGTTTGGGCGTCGGTCTCGGTCTGGCCATCGTCAAGCGTATTGTCACCGCCCACCGGGGACAGATTTCCGTTGAAAGCAGCGAGGGGCAGGGCACGACCTTCACTGTGCGCCTGCCCCTTCACCTCAACTAA
- a CDS encoding RluA family pseudouridine synthase: protein MSELRLEAEVTVPPTAHWQRLDEFVRAQLGEWPLTAIRRAVAEGQIRVNARPRTAGWRLRAGDRVRWQLVAPPHVRLPAADFTLPVVYEDDVLLVVAKPPGMLSHPTPKERTGTLLNRLLTYPAFSTGTNRPMLLHRLDRDTSGLVLVAKNDRGTRAFAPLFQAGDIAKTYLALVVGHPDAETGTIDAPIGRSPSLWPRWRVLPDGKPAQTSFTVLWCGPQWALVQFQPLTGRTHQIRIHAAHLGYPILGDTVYGRRANQNLTAETGRSASRQMLHAAEVKLWHPLEKRPMHFCAPPPDDFTPWLEAMPVPGRIS, encoded by the coding sequence ATGAGCGAGCTGCGGCTGGAAGCGGAAGTGACCGTTCCACCAACGGCACACTGGCAACGCCTGGATGAGTTCGTACGGGCCCAACTCGGCGAATGGCCCCTGACGGCCATTCGCCGGGCGGTAGCCGAAGGGCAAATCCGGGTCAACGCCCGCCCGCGCACCGCCGGCTGGCGACTGCGCGCCGGCGACCGCGTCCGCTGGCAACTCGTTGCGCCGCCGCACGTCCGCCTGCCGGCAGCCGACTTCACCCTGCCGGTGGTGTACGAAGACGACGTGCTGCTCGTCGTCGCCAAGCCGCCGGGGATGCTCTCCCATCCGACGCCCAAAGAACGCACCGGGACGCTGCTCAACCGCCTGCTCACCTATCCGGCATTTTCCACTGGAACCAACCGCCCGATGCTGCTCCACCGGCTCGACCGCGACACGTCAGGTCTGGTGCTGGTGGCCAAAAATGACCGTGGCACGCGGGCCTTTGCACCGCTGTTTCAGGCCGGCGACATCGCCAAAACCTACCTGGCGCTGGTGGTGGGTCATCCCGATGCCGAGACTGGAACGATTGACGCTCCGATTGGACGGTCGCCGTCCCTGTGGCCGCGCTGGCGCGTCCTGCCGGATGGCAAACCGGCGCAGACCAGTTTCACTGTGCTGTGGTGTGGGCCGCAGTGGGCACTGGTGCAGTTTCAGCCCCTGACGGGCCGGACGCACCAGATACGCATCCACGCCGCCCACCTGGGCTATCCCATCCTGGGCGATACAGTCTATGGCCGGCGGGCCAACCAGAACTTGACGGCTGAAACCGGCCGCAGTGCGTCCCGGCAGATGCTGCATGCCGCCGAAGTGAAACTCTGGCATCCGCTCGAAAAACGCCCGATGCACTTCTGCGCGCCGCCGCCTGATGATTTTACGCCCTGGCTGGAAGCGATGCCCGTACCGGGCAGGATCAGTTAG
- a CDS encoding low molecular weight protein-tyrosine-phosphatase: protein MTIRVLFVCTANICRSPMAEGIFRHLVAEARLTGQIETDSAAISPMRVGEPPDPRAQRTVLKRGIDISDLRSREVWRDDFHQFDYLVAMDRTNHAYLRSLCPRGCEHKIFLMMEFAPAIGIAEVPDPYAGGEEGFELVYRALEMAARNLLTYIRQQHQLTPTE from the coding sequence ATGACCATTCGCGTTTTGTTTGTCTGCACAGCCAATATCTGTCGCTCCCCGATGGCCGAAGGGATTTTTCGCCACCTCGTGGCTGAAGCCAGGCTCACCGGCCAGATTGAAACAGACTCCGCCGCCATTTCGCCGATGCGGGTTGGCGAACCGCCCGACCCACGCGCCCAGCGGACGGTACTCAAGCGCGGCATTGACATCAGCGATCTGCGGTCGCGGGAAGTCTGGCGGGATGATTTTCACCAGTTTGACTACCTGGTGGCCATGGATCGCACCAACCATGCCTACCTGCGCTCCCTGTGTCCGCGCGGCTGTGAACACAAAATCTTCCTGATGATGGAGTTTGCACCGGCCATCGGGATTGCTGAAGTCCCCGATCCCTATGCCGGTGGTGAAGAGGGGTTCGAGCTGGTGTACCGCGCTTTGGAAATGGCGGCGCGCAACCTGCTGACCTACATCCGGCAACAGCACCAGCTTACTCCAACCGAATAA
- a CDS encoding PPC domain-containing protein — protein sequence MPRQHFRWVIPGICMLAGALFLGLSPRPAATQSATVPSPPAIQLPVANRGENHLRPAAPPSLRLLGERLSAATCAALARQLPPFTTEGLSIAPNQIGANRSVREDWLAQPRQLGTVRSKTGGDMLTGYAAALTSPRAAALRLHFEGVDLPPGAELYVYGAADNTVSGPYTGRGPFGSGEFWTDVLAGETAVVEWLAPAGRTAPFRVTEVAHIWDSPLPPTVKTTGKVEGSGPEAGACNLDAMCGPEPEKDSVARIVFQTSGGTSVCTGTVLATRSNDFAPFFLTANHCVSTAAEAQSVQAFWFYRTTACNSGVVSSNFFRSPTGATLLQTNAPSDHTLLEILGVIPRNLFHAGWDTNPRPDGTNVFALHHPDGGTPISQPQLSFLRRSLGTLAGQNTNCGGSTGLQGGYRVNWNQGVTEPGSSGSGIWYSTSQGSFLIGVLSCGPAACGVPPSQLFDNYGKFSVFAPSINSFLDGGSDDAFEPNNSRAEARFVTLPVNANNLVVKEVSEDWYAIQATTGARILATINFTHNFGDIDMQLYRNQESQPIAISNSTSNSETIDFTNTGPANLFFLRVFLFNDTRNTYQMSLNVTGGAPPPPPSTVGCFRPSDGFVYQRFSNTPGFADNSFFYGQAGDRPIAGDWNGDGIDTVGIFRNGTFFLKNSNSPGFADLSFAYGSAGDIPLAGDWDGDGVDTIGVYRNGTFFLRNANSAGSPDIVVNYGNPNDLPIVGDWDGDRTTTVGCFRPSNGFCYIRNSNTSGFADSDFFYGQAGDIPVAGDWTGKGFDSIGIYRQGVFFLRNANSGGFAHIQVNYGSPGDIPIVGRWR from the coding sequence ATGCCGCGACAACATTTCCGCTGGGTCATCCCTGGCATCTGTATGCTGGCCGGCGCGCTGTTTTTGGGCTTGTCGCCCCGGCCGGCGGCCACCCAGTCAGCCACTGTCCCGTCACCGCCGGCGATCCAGCTTCCGGTTGCCAACCGGGGGGAAAACCATCTTCGTCCAGCCGCCCCGCCCAGCCTGCGCCTGCTCGGCGAACGCCTTTCTGCGGCAACCTGTGCGGCGCTGGCCCGCCAACTGCCACCCTTTACCACTGAAGGTTTGTCCATTGCCCCAAATCAAATTGGCGCCAACCGTTCCGTGCGGGAGGACTGGCTGGCACAACCACGCCAGTTGGGCACCGTGCGCTCCAAAACCGGCGGCGACATGCTGACCGGCTATGCCGCTGCCCTGACTTCGCCCCGTGCCGCAGCCCTGCGTCTGCACTTCGAGGGCGTTGACCTGCCACCGGGCGCTGAACTCTACGTGTATGGCGCTGCTGACAATACCGTTTCAGGACCCTACACCGGCAGGGGACCGTTCGGCAGTGGCGAGTTCTGGACGGATGTCCTGGCCGGAGAGACCGCTGTGGTCGAATGGCTTGCACCGGCCGGGCGGACAGCGCCTTTCCGGGTGACGGAAGTGGCGCACATCTGGGACAGTCCCCTGCCCCCGACGGTCAAGACAACCGGCAAGGTGGAGGGCAGCGGGCCCGAAGCCGGGGCCTGCAATCTCGACGCCATGTGCGGACCTGAACCGGAAAAAGACAGCGTGGCGCGCATTGTCTTTCAGACCAGTGGCGGCACATCCGTCTGTACCGGGACAGTCCTTGCCACGCGCAGCAACGACTTTGCACCCTTCTTTTTGACGGCCAACCACTGTGTCAGTACAGCAGCCGAAGCCCAGAGCGTGCAGGCATTCTGGTTCTACCGCACCACGGCCTGCAACAGCGGCGTTGTCAGCAGCAACTTTTTCCGTTCCCCGACCGGAGCGACGCTGCTCCAAACCAACGCGCCGAGCGACCACACGCTGCTTGAAATTCTCGGCGTCATTCCGCGCAACCTGTTCCACGCCGGATGGGATACCAATCCACGCCCGGATGGTACAAACGTGTTTGCCCTGCACCACCCGGATGGGGGGACGCCCATTTCCCAGCCCCAACTCTCTTTCCTGCGGCGGTCGCTGGGCACACTCGCCGGGCAAAACACCAACTGTGGCGGCAGTACCGGATTGCAGGGCGGCTACCGGGTTAACTGGAATCAGGGCGTTACGGAACCCGGTTCGAGCGGCTCCGGCATCTGGTACTCAACCAGCCAGGGCAGCTTTCTCATCGGCGTGCTGAGCTGCGGGCCGGCCGCCTGCGGTGTGCCACCCAGCCAACTGTTTGACAACTACGGCAAGTTTTCCGTCTTTGCCCCCAGCATCAACAGCTTCCTTGACGGCGGCTCGGATGATGCCTTTGAGCCAAACAACTCCCGGGCCGAGGCGCGCTTCGTCACCCTGCCCGTCAACGCCAATAACCTCGTCGTCAAGGAAGTTTCCGAAGACTGGTATGCCATTCAGGCCACAACCGGCGCACGCATCCTCGCAACGATCAACTTCACGCACAACTTCGGCGATATTGACATGCAGCTTTACCGCAACCAGGAATCCCAGCCTATTGCTATCTCCAACTCGACCAGCAACAGTGAAACCATTGATTTCACCAACACTGGCCCGGCCAACCTCTTTTTCCTGCGGGTCTTCCTGTTCAACGACACGCGCAACACCTATCAGATGTCACTCAATGTCACTGGTGGTGCGCCACCACCGCCGCCTTCCACGGTCGGCTGCTTCCGTCCTTCGGATGGCTTTGTCTATCAGCGCTTCAGCAACACGCCGGGCTTTGCCGACAACAGCTTCTTCTATGGCCAGGCGGGCGACCGCCCGATTGCCGGTGACTGGAACGGGGATGGCATTGACACGGTCGGCATTTTCCGCAACGGCACCTTTTTCCTCAAAAACAGCAATTCCCCGGGCTTTGCCGACCTGTCGTTCGCGTACGGCAGCGCAGGGGACATTCCCCTGGCCGGCGACTGGGATGGCGATGGGGTGGATACCATCGGCGTCTATCGCAACGGGACGTTTTTCCTGCGCAATGCCAACAGCGCCGGGAGTCCCGACATCGTGGTGAACTACGGCAACCCGAATGACCTGCCGATTGTCGGCGACTGGGATGGCGACCGCACGACAACCGTCGGCTGTTTCCGCCCCTCGAACGGCTTCTGCTACATCCGCAACAGCAACACCTCCGGCTTTGCCGACAGCGACTTTTTCTATGGTCAGGCCGGGGACATCCCCGTAGCTGGCGACTGGACAGGCAAAGGTTTTGACAGCATTGGGATTTACCGCCAGGGCGTCTTTTTCCTGCGCAACGCCAACAGCGGCGGCTTTGCCCATATTCAGGTCAACTACGGCAGTCCGGGCGACATTCCCATCGTGGGGCGGTGGCGATGA
- a CDS encoding type III secretory pathway, lipoprotein EscJ — protein MSLGFLRSLAPVWRHGWRQTCRRWPALIGLWCVLLLTTACQKQEAIVTVPTETEANEIIAVLQDRGIEAKKEAAGGEDQKGWRILVVEDAFASGKAALAIRILQELGLPRPTGTGLGEDTGGGTFGGLSPTAEEAKKIKQIKTEIERQLRQLPDVARVSVNIVLPEKDIANLQPTPAKASVLLVTTAAETRFKEEDVRRLVTGGVPNLDANNVVVTIFHEPPRQLQTQLADIEKRAKVNKLIAFVSISVALIALGLGGLLFYVKRRQATPAAAEAPAAAEGSERKQLQA, from the coding sequence ATGTCTCTTGGTTTCCTTCGTTCGCTGGCGCCAGTGTGGCGTCACGGCTGGCGTCAGACCTGTCGGCGCTGGCCGGCGCTGATCGGTTTGTGGTGTGTATTGCTGCTGACCACGGCCTGTCAGAAGCAGGAAGCGATTGTCACCGTGCCGACGGAGACGGAAGCCAACGAAATCATCGCGGTACTCCAGGACCGGGGCATTGAAGCCAAAAAGGAAGCGGCCGGCGGCGAAGACCAGAAGGGGTGGCGCATTCTGGTTGTCGAGGACGCCTTTGCCTCCGGGAAAGCGGCGCTGGCTATTCGCATCCTGCAGGAACTGGGGCTGCCGCGCCCGACCGGGACAGGGCTTGGTGAGGACACCGGCGGGGGGACGTTCGGCGGGTTGTCGCCGACGGCCGAGGAAGCCAAAAAAATCAAGCAGATCAAGACGGAAATCGAGCGCCAGTTGCGCCAGTTGCCCGATGTGGCGCGGGTGAGCGTCAACATCGTACTGCCGGAAAAAGACATCGCCAACTTGCAGCCCACTCCCGCCAAGGCTTCGGTGCTGCTGGTGACAACCGCCGCCGAAACCCGTTTCAAGGAAGAGGATGTCCGGCGTCTGGTGACGGGCGGTGTCCCCAACTTGGATGCCAACAATGTCGTCGTCACGATTTTCCACGAGCCGCCACGCCAGCTTCAGACACAACTGGCCGACATCGAGAAGCGCGCCAAGGTCAACAAACTCATTGCCTTTGTCAGTATTTCCGTTGCATTGATTGCTTTGGGCCTGGGTGGGCTGCTGTTTTATGTCAAACGGCGTCAGGCAACGCCGGCCGCGGCGGAAGCCCCGGCCGCAGCCGAGGGCAGCGAGCGCAAGCAGCTTCAGGCCTGA
- a CDS encoding L,D-transpeptidase family protein → MESIAIASGGTVHRLLAATRRLPALLPFLLAMLAESAALPPQTTPAPEAGERLRAAALQAGVPFPLKAVSLRVYKSLRRLELWSGQTCVKAYTVALGAEPELDKVCEGDHRTPVGTFYVCTRNDRSRFHLFLGLSYPNEEDAERGLRDGLINRRQYRAIRQAQQQQVRPPWNTPLGGEVGIHGGGTGSDWTWGCVALSNDDIEELWLACPLKTPVTIHP, encoded by the coding sequence ATGGAGAGCATCGCAATTGCAAGTGGGGGGACAGTCCATCGGTTGTTGGCTGCGACGCGCCGGTTACCTGCGCTGTTGCCTTTTCTGCTGGCCATGCTGGCCGAGAGCGCCGCTTTGCCGCCCCAGACCACACCTGCACCGGAAGCCGGCGAGCGGCTGCGGGCCGCTGCGCTGCAAGCTGGCGTGCCTTTTCCGCTCAAGGCGGTCTCCCTGCGGGTATACAAGTCATTGCGGCGGCTTGAACTATGGTCCGGCCAAACCTGTGTCAAGGCTTATACTGTCGCTCTCGGTGCAGAACCAGAGCTGGACAAAGTCTGCGAAGGTGACCACCGCACGCCGGTCGGTACGTTTTATGTCTGCACCCGCAATGATCGCAGCCGGTTTCATCTGTTTCTGGGGTTGAGCTATCCGAATGAGGAAGACGCTGAACGGGGGCTGCGGGATGGCCTCATCAACCGTCGCCAGTACCGTGCCATCCGGCAGGCACAGCAGCAGCAGGTGCGTCCGCCGTGGAACACACCCCTGGGCGGGGAAGTCGGCATTCACGGAGGCGGGACGGGCAGCGACTGGACGTGGGGCTGCGTGGCGTTGAGCAACGACGACATCGAAGAACTGTGGCTGGCCTGCCCGCTCAAAACGCCGGTGACGATCCATCCCTGA
- a CDS encoding tetratricopeptide repeat protein yields the protein MFQRLSWWLAVLSVWLVCLGGCGTWAAPPGGIASRSAVDTPAATETFEQVRTKGFNALYNLDYRGAWAAFEQLTRIDPTHPAGYLYLANCMWAEKLYRTRRLQATTYAGETFFADTKDAFDKDFDRRLREAVDRALHVADARLRENPRDTVALYYKGMAHGLLAAYEATITRAFLAALSQSNKAVALHREVLKLDPDYADANLSIGLYNYVVGSLPLPVKVIAALGGVRGSKKRGLALVAKAADEGRTAQDAARLLLIALYKREKRYADAMSYLETFTRQYPANYVARLELADTLVRLGRLEEGMARFEELTKEDAAGPYRDAIHYQFADVLFSVGRVAEAVPHFRRVLTLPNANADLMTLAQLRLGEAHDALGQRAEAMQAYRAVLRRPNVFDVHARAQAHLKKPYVATTATVPPTSPDEAEESQP from the coding sequence ATGTTTCAGCGTCTGAGTTGGTGGTTGGCTGTACTGTCCGTCTGGCTGGTTTGTCTGGGCGGGTGTGGCACATGGGCGGCCCCGCCTGGTGGAATTGCGTCCCGTTCCGCCGTGGACACGCCTGCGGCCACAGAAACCTTTGAGCAGGTGCGCACCAAGGGCTTCAATGCGCTCTACAACCTCGACTACCGTGGGGCGTGGGCGGCTTTTGAACAACTCACCCGGATTGACCCGACGCATCCAGCCGGCTACCTCTACCTGGCCAACTGTATGTGGGCTGAAAAGCTCTACCGTACGCGCCGCCTGCAGGCGACAACCTACGCTGGCGAGACCTTTTTTGCCGACACGAAAGACGCTTTCGACAAGGACTTTGACCGCCGCCTCCGCGAGGCTGTGGACCGTGCCTTGCACGTGGCGGATGCCCGTCTCCGGGAGAATCCGCGCGATACGGTGGCGCTCTACTACAAAGGCATGGCGCACGGTCTGCTGGCCGCTTACGAGGCCACCATTACACGGGCCTTTCTGGCGGCCCTGAGCCAGAGCAACAAGGCCGTTGCCCTGCACCGCGAGGTGCTCAAGCTCGATCCCGACTACGCCGACGCCAACCTCTCGATTGGCTTGTACAACTACGTGGTTGGCTCACTGCCGCTGCCGGTCAAGGTCATTGCGGCACTGGGCGGTGTGCGTGGTTCCAAAAAGCGGGGGCTGGCATTGGTGGCCAAAGCCGCCGACGAGGGACGGACCGCACAGGACGCGGCGCGGCTGCTGTTGATTGCACTCTACAAGCGCGAGAAACGATATGCGGATGCGATGTCTTACCTCGAAACGTTCACCCGTCAGTATCCGGCCAACTATGTTGCCCGTCTGGAGCTGGCCGACACGTTGGTGCGCCTGGGGCGTTTGGAGGAAGGCATGGCGCGCTTCGAGGAACTGACGAAAGAGGATGCGGCCGGCCCTTACCGTGATGCCATCCACTACCAGTTTGCCGATGTGTTGTTTTCGGTCGGCCGGGTGGCCGAAGCCGTGCCGCATTTTCGCAGGGTGCTGACGCTTCCCAACGCCAATGCCGACCTGATGACGCTGGCGCAGTTGCGGCTGGGCGAGGCGCATGACGCGCTGGGGCAGCGGGCCGAGGCCATGCAGGCGTACCGGGCCGTTCTCAGGCGGCCGAATGTGTTTGATGTCCACGCCCGGGCGCAGGCGCACCTGAAAAAGCCCTATGTGGCGACGACGGCCACGGTTCCGCCAACTTCGCCGGATGAGGCAGAGGAATCCCAGCCATGA
- a CDS encoding DUF2256 domain-containing protein produces MTHKKPFLPEKMCPVCRRPFRWRKKWRNTWEQVIYCSHACAGRKRPEGLSSSAGARKGQRSET; encoded by the coding sequence ATGACTCACAAAAAGCCCTTCCTGCCGGAAAAGATGTGTCCCGTGTGCCGTCGGCCTTTTCGTTGGCGCAAAAAATGGCGCAACACCTGGGAGCAGGTCATCTATTGCTCGCACGCCTGCGCCGGACGCAAACGCCCGGAAGGATTATCTTCCAGCGCGGGCGCGAGAAAAGGGCAAAGAAGTGAAACGTAA